A window of Lagenorhynchus albirostris chromosome 11, mLagAlb1.1, whole genome shotgun sequence contains these coding sequences:
- the MFSD5 gene encoding molybdate-anion transporter, with translation MLVTAYLAFVVLLASCLGLELSRCRAKPSGRACSNPSFLRFQLDFYQVYFLALAADWLQAPYLYKLYQHYHFLEGQIAILYVCGLASTVLFGLVASSLVDWLGRKKSCVLFSLTYSLCCLTKLSQDYFVLLVGRALGGLSTALLFSAFEAWYIHEHVERHDFPAEWIPATFARAAFWNHVLAVVAGVAAEAVACWMGLGPVAPFVAAIPLLALAGALALRNWGENYGRQRAFPRTCAGGLRCLLSDRRVLLLGTIQALFESVIFIFVFLWTPVLDPHGAPLGIIFSSFMAASLLGSSLYRIATSKRYHLQPMHLVSLAVLIVVFSLFMLTFSTSPGQESPVESFIAFLLIELACGLYFPSMGFLRRKVIPETEQAGVLNWFRVPLHLLACLGLLVLHDSDRKTGTRNMFSICSAVMVMALLAVVGLFTVVRHDAELRVPSPTGEPYAPEL, from the coding sequence ATGCTGGTGACTGCCTACCTTGCCTTTGTGGTcctcctggcctcctgcctggGGTTGGAGCTGTCAAGATGCCGGGCTAAGCCCTCTGGAAGAGCCTGCAGCAATCCCTCCTTCCTTCGGTTTCAACTGGACTTCTATCAGGTCTACTTCCTGGCCCTGGCGGCTGACTGGCTCCAGGCCCCCTACCTCTATAAACTCTATCAACATTACCACTTCCTGGAGGGACAAATCGCCATCCTCTATGTCTGCGGCCTTGCCTCCACAGTCCTTTTTGGACTGGTGGCCTCCTCCCTTGTGGATTGGCTGGGTCGCAAGAAGTCTTGTGTCCTCTTCTCCCTCACTTACTCTCTCTGCTGCCTAACCAAACTCTCTCAGGACTACTTTGTGCTGCTGGTGGGCCGAGCACTTGGTGGGCTGTCCACAGCCCTGCTCTTCTCGGCCTTTGAGGCCTGGTACATCCACGAGCATGTGGAACGGCATGACTTCCCCGCAGAGTGGATCCCGGCTACCTTTGCCCGAGCTGCCTTCTGGAATCACGTGCTGGCTGTAGTGGCAGGTGTGGCAGCTGAGGCCGTGGCCTGCTGGATGGGCCTGGGGCCTGTGGCACCCTTTGTGGCTGCCATCCCTCTCTTGGCTCTGGCTGGGGCCTTGGCCCTCCGTAACTGGGGAGAGAACTATGGTCGGCAGCGTGCCTTCCCCAGGACCTGTGCTGGGGGTCTGCGCTGTCTCCTGTCGGACCGTCGTGTGCTGCTGCTAGGCACCATTCAGGCCCTGTTTGAGAGTGTCATCTTCATCTTTGTCTTCCTCTGGACGCCTGTGCTGGACCCACATGGGGCCCCGCTGGGCATCATCTTCTCCAGCTTCATGGCAGCCAGCCTGCTCGGCTCTTCTCTGTACCGCATCGCTACCTCCAAGAGGTACCACCTTCAGCCCATGCACCTAGTCTCCCTCGCTGTCCTCATCGTCGTCTTCTCCCTCTTCATGTTGACCTTCTCTACCAGCCCAGGTCAGGAAAGTCCAGTGGAGTCCTTTATAGCCTTCCTCCTTATCGAGTTAGCCTGTGGGCTGTACTTTCCCAGCATGGGCTTCCTGCGGAGAAAAGTGATCCCTGAGACAGAGCAAGCTGGTGTCCTCAACTGGTTCCGGGTGCCCCTGCACTTACTGGCCTGCTTGGGGCTTCTGGTCCTCCATGACAGCGATCGCAAAACGGGCACTCGGAACATGTTCAGCATCTGCTCCGCCGTTATGGTGATGGCTTTGCTGGCGGTGGTGGGGCTCTTCACCGTGGTCAGGCATGATGCTGAGCTGCGGGTGCCCTCACCCACCGGGGAGCCCTATGCCCCTGAGCTCTAA